Proteins co-encoded in one Apteryx mantelli isolate bAptMan1 chromosome 4, bAptMan1.hap1, whole genome shotgun sequence genomic window:
- the LOC136991925 gene encoding olfactory receptor 4S2-like — MENVSSVKEFILLGLSKNQGVQKICFVVFLFFYIVTVAGNLLIVVTVVSSQSLNSPMYFFLCHLSIADLCYSSVTAPKMIADFLVEKKTISFVGCMAQLFGLHFFGCAEIFILTVMAYDRYFAICRPLHYTTLMTRRVCGWMVMGSWVGGFVHSLVQTLITVSLPFCGPNKIDHYFCDVHPLLQLACTDTYVAGIIVFANSGMITLVSFFILVTSYIVILFSLRRRTSEARYKALSTCGSHITVVILFFGPCTFTYIRPSSNLSEEKRLAVFYNVITPMLNPLIYTLRNEEMKSAMRKLWNRKVWREK, encoded by the coding sequence atggagaacgtaagcagtgtgaaggaattcattcttctgggcctttcaaagaaccaaggggtgcagaaaatatgttttgtggtgtttttgttcttctatattgttactgtggcaggaaatctgctcattgttgtcactgtagttagcagtcagagtctgaactcccccatgtatttctttctctgccacctgtccattgcagatctttgctactcttctgtcacagctcccaaaatgattgctgacttccttgttgagaagaaaaccatttcctttgtgggttgcatggcacagctatttgggttacatttctttggctgcgctgagatcttcatcctcacagtgatggcctatgatcgctactttgccatatgcagacccctgcactacaccaccctcatgaccaggcgtgtgtgtggctggatggtgatgggttcatgggtggggggctttgtccactccctggtgcagaccctcataactgttagcctccctttttgcggccccaacaaaattgaccactacttctgtgatgtccatcccctactacaactggcctgtaccgacacctatgttgcaggcatcattgtctTTGCCAATAgcggaatgattactttggtctctttcttcatcctggtcacatcctacattgtaattttgttttccttgagaaggcgaacatccgaagcgcggtacaaagccctctccacctgtgggtcccacattactgtggtgattctcttctttgggccatgcacattcacctacatacgcccatccagcaatctctcggaggagaagaggttagctgtgttttacaatgtcatcacgcccatgctgaacccactcatctacacactgagaaatgaggagatgaaaagtgccatgagaaaactgtggaatagaaaagtttggcgtgaaaag